A genomic window from Leptolyngbya sp. BL0902 includes:
- the glcD gene encoding glycolate oxidase subunit GlcD, with translation MTVMPSPVTRSWAPILEAFTAALGPDKVVRRKEELLVYECDGLTSYRQRPAVVVLPNSTEEVAAAVKICDQFQVPFVARGAGTGLSGGALPIEDSVLIVMATMRNILEVDLENQRVVVQPGVVNNWVTQAVSGAGFYYAPDPSSQSVCSVGGNVAENSGGVHCLKYGVTTNHVLGLKVVTPKGDIVDLGSPVAETPGYDLTGVFVGSEGTLGIATEITLRILKAPESIQVLLADFTSVEAAGEAVSAITSAGIIPAGMEMMDNFSLNAVEDVVATNCYPRDAAAILLIEIDGLPAEVKATGERIDQLCRQNGARSITIATDPEERLRLWKGRKAAFAAMGKLSPDYYVQDGVIPRTQLPYVLKEIEALGAHHGYRVANVFHAGDGNLHPLILYNNSIPGQLEQVEELGGDILKLCIKVGGSISGEHGIGADKRCYMPDMFSETDLDTMAWVRQAFNPSGLANPTKLLPTPRTCGEAARHQGAAFADVERF, from the coding sequence ATGACCGTCATGCCATCCCCTGTTACCCGTTCGTGGGCTCCCATTCTGGAGGCGTTTACCGCTGCCCTGGGGCCGGATAAGGTGGTGCGACGCAAGGAGGAACTGCTGGTCTATGAATGTGACGGTCTCACCAGCTATCGCCAGCGTCCGGCGGTGGTGGTGCTGCCCAATTCCACCGAGGAAGTGGCGGCGGCGGTGAAAATTTGCGACCAGTTTCAGGTGCCCTTTGTGGCGCGGGGGGCGGGAACGGGCCTGTCGGGCGGGGCGCTGCCCATCGAGGATTCTGTCCTCATTGTCATGGCCACCATGCGAAATATTTTGGAGGTTGACCTCGAAAATCAGCGGGTGGTGGTGCAGCCCGGAGTGGTGAACAACTGGGTGACGCAGGCGGTGAGTGGGGCGGGGTTTTACTACGCACCAGATCCCTCCAGCCAGTCGGTGTGTTCGGTAGGGGGGAATGTGGCGGAAAACTCCGGCGGTGTCCACTGCCTCAAGTATGGCGTGACCACCAACCACGTTCTGGGGCTGAAGGTGGTGACACCCAAGGGCGACATTGTGGATTTGGGTAGCCCGGTGGCCGAAACGCCGGGGTATGACCTGACTGGGGTGTTCGTTGGTTCCGAGGGCACCCTGGGCATCGCCACAGAAATTACGCTGCGGATTCTCAAAGCGCCGGAATCGATCCAGGTTCTCCTAGCGGACTTTACCTCCGTGGAAGCCGCAGGGGAGGCTGTTTCGGCCATTACCAGCGCCGGGATTATCCCCGCCGGGATGGAGATGATGGATAACTTCAGCCTCAACGCTGTGGAGGATGTGGTGGCGACAAACTGCTATCCCAGGGACGCAGCAGCGATTTTGCTCATCGAAATCGACGGCCTTCCCGCCGAAGTGAAGGCTACCGGGGAGCGCATCGACCAACTGTGCCGCCAAAACGGTGCCCGCAGTATCACCATCGCCACCGACCCCGAAGAACGCCTGCGCCTGTGGAAGGGCCGCAAAGCCGCCTTCGCTGCCATGGGCAAACTCAGCCCCGACTACTACGTGCAGGATGGCGTTATTCCTCGCACCCAACTGCCCTACGTGCTGAAGGAAATCGAAGCCCTTGGTGCCCACCACGGCTATCGGGTGGCCAATGTGTTCCACGCTGGAGACGGCAACCTGCACCCGCTGATTCTCTACAACAACTCGATTCCTGGACAACTCGAACAGGTAGAGGAACTGGGGGGCGACATCCTCAAACTCTGCATCAAAGTGGGGGGCAGCATCTCCGGCGAACACGGCATTGGGGCCGACAAACGCTGCTATATGCCCGATATGTTCTCCGAAACTGACCTAGACACCATGGCCTGGGTGCGCCAAGCCTTTAACCCCAGCGGTTTGGCCAACCCCACCAAACTGCTGCCCACCCCCCGCACCTGTGGCGAAGCGGCTCGTCACCAAGGCGCGGCGTTTGCGGATGTGGAACGGTTTTAG
- a CDS encoding glycosyltransferase family 8 protein, which produces MIYDIAFALNQGIVVALLTAMNSVVSNTATPENLRFNITVPPDEVDFFKEKISTVFPDPKFAWRVYPFTPPKFMADYIHAKYEPMTPTRRVSRYMQYARMFLKDIFPDVSKVLYLDADVVVIGDVATLFETVQFSPERYFAAVPHFYPAIFQFGNPFKALREMLAFKQSFNSGVLFTDYTYWNDATDRIFHYYLDWDASCKYGMLNRGDETLLNVMFKDYIQLDRSWNRCGYGNMQVVAKALKKPLDQINVIHWSGGHHKPWKNPAIVYGDIWQKYAPAVDLG; this is translated from the coding sequence ATGATTTACGATATCGCTTTTGCCCTGAATCAAGGAATTGTGGTGGCGCTACTCACCGCCATGAACTCCGTGGTGAGCAACACAGCCACTCCAGAAAATCTACGATTTAACATTACCGTTCCACCGGATGAAGTGGACTTTTTTAAGGAAAAAATCTCCACTGTTTTTCCAGATCCAAAATTTGCATGGCGGGTGTATCCCTTCACGCCACCCAAGTTTATGGCAGACTACATCCATGCCAAGTATGAGCCCATGACGCCGACTCGGCGGGTGTCGCGCTATATGCAGTATGCCCGGATGTTTCTCAAAGACATTTTCCCCGACGTCAGCAAGGTGCTGTACCTAGATGCCGATGTGGTGGTGATTGGCGATGTGGCCACGCTATTTGAAACGGTGCAATTTAGCCCCGAACGCTACTTTGCGGCAGTGCCCCACTTTTATCCAGCGATTTTTCAGTTTGGCAATCCCTTCAAAGCCCTGCGGGAAATGTTGGCCTTCAAGCAATCCTTTAATAGCGGTGTTTTATTTACCGATTACACCTACTGGAACGACGCCACAGACCGCATCTTTCACTACTACTTAGACTGGGATGCCTCCTGTAAGTATGGGATGCTAAATCGCGGCGATGAAACGCTGCTGAATGTGATGTTTAAGGACTACATTCAGCTTGACCGCAGTTGGAACCGCTGCGGCTACGGCAATATGCAGGTTGTGGCAAAGGCGCTGAAAAAACCCCTCGACCAAATTAACGTCATCCACTGGAGCGGTGGCCACCACAAGCCCTGGAAAAACCCCGCCATCGTCTATGGCGACATTTGGCAAAAATATGCCCCAGCGGTGGACTTAGGGTAA
- a CDS encoding Uma2 family endonuclease — MVIAGSPSALSLPDHTQLPETDGTFVKNFQEHPQSVLLTDSIRPALESLHPDGQYAIGQDSGIYWRLTDPPERGAEAPDWFYVPHVPPLLEGKTRRSYVLWKEIVAPLLVIEFVSGDGSEERDATSPLADPTAKAGKFWVYEQAIRVPFYAIYEVEKAAVEVYELVGSHYQPCPPNERGHYAIPPMGVELGIWQGSYLNQTLPWLRWWDDQGNLLLSGDERATLEQQRANFERERAEQERERANFERERAEQERERAERLAERLRQLGLDPDVL, encoded by the coding sequence ATGGTGATTGCTGGTTCCCCATCGGCGCTATCGCTGCCGGATCACACGCAACTGCCGGAAACCGACGGCACCTTTGTGAAAAACTTTCAGGAACATCCCCAAAGCGTGTTGCTGACCGATTCCATTCGTCCCGCGTTAGAATCGCTGCATCCCGATGGCCAGTATGCCATTGGCCAAGATAGCGGCATTTATTGGCGCTTGACCGATCCCCCAGAGCGCGGGGCCGAAGCGCCGGACTGGTTCTATGTGCCCCATGTGCCGCCCCTGCTGGAGGGCAAAACCCGCCGATCCTACGTGCTGTGGAAGGAAATTGTTGCGCCGCTGCTGGTGATCGAGTTTGTCTCTGGCGATGGCTCCGAAGAACGCGATGCCACCTCACCCCTGGCCGACCCCACCGCCAAAGCAGGCAAATTCTGGGTCTACGAGCAGGCCATTCGCGTCCCCTTCTACGCCATCTATGAGGTGGAAAAGGCGGCGGTGGAGGTTTACGAATTGGTCGGTAGCCATTACCAGCCCTGCCCCCCCAACGAGCGCGGCCACTACGCCATTCCGCCCATGGGAGTGGAACTGGGCATTTGGCAAGGATCCTACCTCAACCAAACGCTCCCTTGGCTGCGCTGGTGGGATGATCAGGGCAACCTACTGCTCAGCGGCGACGAACGGGCCACCCTGGAGCAGCAGCGGGCCAATTTTGAACGAGAGCGGGCAGAACAAGAACGAGAACGCGCCAATTTTGAACGGGAACGGGCCGAGCAAGAGCGGGAGCGGGCTGAACGTTTGGCTGAGCGCTTGCGGCAATTAGGTCTAGATCCTGATGTTCTGTGA
- the hisIE gene encoding bifunctional phosphoribosyl-AMP cyclohydrolase/phosphoribosyl-ATP diphosphatase HisIE, translated as MASSPSSLSNAVPIDQIRYNDQGLVPAIVQDHLDGTVLMMAWMNAESLQKTLETGETWFWSRSRQEFWHKGATSGHVQRVQSIRYDCDSDALLVTVDQVGDVACHTGERSCFHQVGEGKVAPPADMLSQVFGVVCDRRDNPNPDSYTCKLLAGGDNKILKKIGEEAAEVVMACKDDDPTAIAGEVADLFYHTLVALAHHGVDIKDVYRKLQERRR; from the coding sequence ATGGCTTCTTCTCCGTCGTCCCTGTCCAACGCTGTGCCCATCGATCAAATTCGCTACAACGATCAGGGCTTGGTGCCTGCCATTGTGCAAGACCATTTGGACGGCACGGTATTGATGATGGCCTGGATGAATGCGGAATCGCTGCAAAAAACCCTGGAAACGGGCGAAACCTGGTTCTGGAGCCGTTCGCGGCAGGAATTTTGGCACAAAGGGGCCACCTCTGGCCATGTGCAGCGGGTGCAGTCTATCCGCTACGACTGCGACAGCGATGCTCTCTTGGTGACGGTGGATCAAGTCGGCGATGTAGCCTGCCACACGGGGGAACGGAGTTGCTTCCACCAGGTTGGTGAGGGCAAGGTGGCTCCTCCGGCGGATATGCTGTCCCAGGTGTTTGGCGTCGTGTGTGATCGGCGGGACAACCCCAACCCCGATTCCTACACCTGCAAACTGCTGGCCGGGGGCGACAACAAAATCCTCAAGAAAATTGGCGAAGAAGCCGCCGAAGTGGTGATGGCCTGCAAAGACGACGACCCCACCGCCATCGCTGGAGAAGTGGCCGACCTGTTCTACCACACCCTCGTCGCCCTCGCCCACCACGGGGTAGATATCAAAGACGTGTACCGCAAACTCCAAGAGCGGCGGCGATAG